In Ruania zhangjianzhongii, the following proteins share a genomic window:
- a CDS encoding aspartate carbamoyltransferase catalytic subunit, producing MKHLLSTADLTRAEAVQILDTAATMADTQSREMKKLPALRGRAVVNLFFEDSTRTRISFEAAAKRLSADVINFSAKGSSVSKGESLKDTAQTLKAIGADAVVIRHGASGAPQRLATSGWIDAPVVNAGDGQHQHPTQALLDAFTIRRHLVAAPTGAGLDGLRVAVVGDVLHSRVARSNVDLLHTLGAEVTLVAPPTLLPVGVHTWPCEVSYDLDGTLADVRPDAVMMLRVQRERMSAAGGGFFPSAAEYSRRYGLDPTRLSRLAEHTIVMHPGPMNRGLEISAQAADSPRSTIVEQVANGVAVRMAVLYLLLSGTDEGTTR from the coding sequence ATGAAGCATCTGCTCTCTACCGCTGACCTGACCCGGGCCGAGGCCGTGCAGATCCTCGACACCGCCGCCACGATGGCGGACACCCAGTCCCGGGAGATGAAGAAGCTCCCCGCGCTGCGCGGGCGGGCGGTGGTGAACCTGTTCTTCGAAGACTCCACCCGAACCCGGATCTCCTTCGAGGCCGCCGCCAAACGCCTCTCGGCCGATGTCATCAACTTCTCCGCGAAGGGCTCGTCCGTCTCCAAGGGCGAGTCGCTCAAGGACACCGCCCAGACGCTGAAGGCGATCGGAGCCGACGCGGTGGTGATCCGGCACGGTGCCTCCGGTGCACCACAGCGGCTGGCTACCTCCGGGTGGATCGACGCACCCGTCGTCAACGCCGGTGACGGTCAGCACCAGCACCCCACCCAGGCCCTGCTGGACGCCTTCACCATCCGCCGCCACCTGGTGGCTGCGCCCACCGGTGCCGGCCTGGACGGCCTCCGGGTAGCGGTCGTCGGTGACGTGCTGCACTCCCGGGTGGCGCGCTCGAACGTCGATCTGCTGCACACCCTCGGCGCCGAGGTCACCTTGGTCGCACCGCCCACGCTGCTTCCGGTGGGGGTGCACACCTGGCCGTGCGAGGTCAGCTACGACCTGGACGGCACGCTCGCCGATGTCCGCCCGGATGCCGTGATGATGTTGCGGGTGCAGCGGGAACGGATGTCCGCGGCCGGCGGCGGGTTCTTCCCCTCGGCCGCCGAGTACTCCCGCCGGTACGGCCTCGACCCCACCCGGCTGTCCCGGCTGGCCGAGCACACCATCGTGATGCACCCCGGACCGATGAACCGTGGCCTGGAGATCTCTGCGCAGGCCGCCGACTCGCCTCGCTCCACCATCGTGGAGCAGGTCGCCAACGGGGTGGCCGTCCGGATGGCCGTGCTCTACCTGCTGCTCTCCGGCACCGACGAAGGGACGACGAGATGA
- a CDS encoding dihydroorotase has translation MTAYLIQGAARYGQDRTDLLLDGGQITATGPEAAAAAGDAVRIDADGLIALPGLVDLHTHLREPGREDAETVASGTRAAAAGGYTCVHAMANTTPTADTAGVVEQVWRLGRDAGWVEVRPIGAVTVGRAGTQLAELGAMADSAAAVRVFSDDGDCVHDPVLMRRALEYVKAFDGVIAQHAQEPRLTQGALMHEGVVSAQLGLTGWPAVAEEAIIARDVLLAEHVGSRVHICHVSTAGSVEILRWAKQRGIAVTAEVTPHHLFLTDEAVRGYDPQFKVNPPLRTAEDVAAVRAGLADGTIDIVATDHAPHPREDKDCEFAAAAMGMTGLETAVAVVAAAMLAPGEHEFSWADVARTMATRPAEIGAVRGQGRPLAAGEPAHLTLIDPDANWRVRPESLRTASENTPFTDHELPARVVATFYRGVATVLDGEPQDDREGAPA, from the coding sequence ATGACCGCCTACCTGATCCAGGGTGCCGCCCGGTACGGCCAGGACCGCACCGATCTGCTCCTCGACGGTGGCCAGATCACCGCAACCGGACCCGAGGCGGCGGCCGCTGCTGGGGATGCGGTCCGGATCGACGCAGATGGCCTGATCGCCCTGCCCGGCCTGGTGGATCTGCACACCCACCTGCGCGAGCCCGGCCGCGAAGATGCCGAGACGGTGGCTTCGGGCACGCGGGCCGCTGCTGCCGGCGGCTATACCTGCGTGCACGCGATGGCGAACACCACTCCGACCGCCGACACCGCCGGTGTGGTGGAACAGGTCTGGCGGCTCGGCCGGGACGCGGGCTGGGTGGAGGTCCGCCCGATCGGCGCGGTCACCGTGGGCCGGGCCGGGACCCAGCTGGCTGAGCTCGGCGCGATGGCAGACTCCGCTGCAGCAGTGCGGGTGTTCTCCGACGACGGTGACTGCGTGCACGATCCGGTGCTGATGCGCCGGGCGCTGGAGTATGTCAAGGCCTTCGACGGCGTGATCGCCCAGCACGCGCAGGAGCCTCGCCTCACCCAGGGTGCGCTGATGCACGAGGGTGTCGTCTCCGCACAGCTCGGGCTCACCGGGTGGCCGGCGGTGGCCGAGGAGGCGATCATCGCGCGGGACGTGCTGCTCGCCGAGCATGTGGGGTCCCGGGTGCACATCTGCCATGTGTCCACGGCGGGCTCGGTGGAGATCCTGCGCTGGGCGAAGCAGCGCGGTATCGCGGTGACCGCCGAGGTCACTCCGCACCACTTGTTCCTCACCGACGAAGCGGTCCGCGGCTACGACCCGCAGTTCAAGGTGAACCCGCCGCTGCGCACCGCCGAGGACGTGGCGGCCGTGCGGGCCGGGCTGGCCGACGGCACGATCGACATCGTCGCCACCGATCACGCCCCGCACCCCCGCGAGGACAAGGACTGCGAGTTCGCTGCCGCGGCGATGGGCATGACCGGGCTGGAGACCGCCGTCGCCGTGGTGGCGGCAGCAATGCTCGCCCCGGGCGAGCACGAGTTCAGCTGGGCGGACGTGGCACGCACGATGGCCACCCGGCCGGCCGAGATCGGCGCTGTCAGAGGCCAGGGCCGACCGTTGGCAGCTGGCGAGCCGGCCCACCTGACCCTGATCGACCCCGATGCGAACTGGCGGGTGCGGCCGGAGAGCCTGCGCACCGCCAGCGAGAACACTCCGTTCACCGACCACGAGCTTCCCGCACGGGTGGTCGCCACGTTCTACCGTGGTGTGGCCACTGTGCTGGACGGCGAACCCCA
- the pyrR gene encoding bifunctional pyr operon transcriptional regulator/uracil phosphoribosyltransferase PyrR: MTSGAQPTVVLSNDDIHRALTRIAHEILERNKGAAEVLLLGIPTRGAPLAARLGERILAAESRPESDLEHLVGTVDVTMYRDDLRRHPTRALEPTRIPPGGLEDRVVVLVDDVLYSGRTVRAALDAISDLGRPRAVQLAVLVDRGHRELPIRADFIGKNLPTSRSERVSVHLRELDGRDEVELS, from the coding sequence CCTCAGTAACGACGACATCCACCGGGCTCTGACCCGGATCGCCCACGAGATCCTGGAGCGGAACAAGGGCGCGGCCGAGGTGCTGCTGCTCGGTATCCCGACCCGAGGCGCCCCGCTGGCAGCGCGGCTCGGCGAGCGAATCCTCGCCGCGGAGTCCCGCCCCGAGTCCGATCTGGAACATCTGGTCGGCACGGTCGACGTCACGATGTACCGGGACGATCTTCGCCGGCACCCCACCCGAGCCCTGGAACCCACGCGGATCCCGCCGGGTGGTTTGGAGGACCGCGTGGTGGTGCTCGTGGACGACGTGCTCTACTCCGGCCGCACCGTGCGCGCCGCCCTCGATGCCATCTCCGACCTGGGCCGTCCCCGTGCGGTGCAGCTCGCCGTGCTGGTGGACCGTGGCCACCGGGAGCTACCGATCCGGGCCGACTTCATCGGCAAGAATCTGCCGACCTCGCGCAGCGAGCGGGTAAGCGTGCACCTGCGCGAGCTCGACGGCCGCGACGAAGTGGAGCTGTCATGA